The Bacteroidota bacterium genome has a window encoding:
- a CDS encoding PD-(D/E)XK nuclease-like domain-containing protein, producing MRYTTDFKPEFDKRPLSYSSLKAFQKSPQHYVEYRLTKFEPTASMVFGQIIDILILTPDEYDRKFAIMPDDIKKPTSSQLNAKKPSPETIIQVQKFTEWAEENRGKTWINSEDAELAKFLANKTFENPKAKELLSRITRTQDKVSWSHRATGLPLIGYKDATADSFIMDLKSSNDGSPEGFTKAAFNFGYHLQVGSYLDAEETLFGKFPDFFFLVVETLPPYNISVYKADKDFIALGKQQFNDLLQQIKFCEENNLWHQGYEFHSATGYHQLDLPGWAKNKLNK from the coding sequence ATGAGATACACCACTGATTTTAAACCAGAATTCGATAAAAGACCACTTTCTTATTCATCATTAAAAGCGTTTCAAAAGTCACCTCAGCATTATGTTGAATATAGATTAACAAAATTTGAGCCAACGGCATCAATGGTATTCGGCCAAATAATTGATATTTTAATTCTAACTCCAGATGAATATGATAGAAAATTTGCTATTATGCCGGATGATATTAAAAAACCGACATCTTCGCAATTAAACGCAAAAAAACCAAGTCCCGAAACTATTATTCAAGTTCAAAAATTTACAGAATGGGCAGAAGAAAACAGGGGTAAAACATGGATAAATTCAGAAGATGCAGAGCTTGCTAAATTCCTTGCAAACAAAACATTTGAAAATCCAAAAGCGAAGGAACTACTTTCTAGAATTACAAGAACACAGGATAAGGTTTCTTGGAGCCACAGAGCAACTGGATTGCCTTTAATTGGCTATAAAGATGCGACAGCCGACTCTTTTATAATGGATTTAAAAAGCTCTAATGATGGAAGTCCTGAAGGTTTTACAAAGGCTGCTTTTAATTTTGGTTATCATTTACAAGTTGGTTCCTATTTAGATGCTGAAGAAACTTTATTCGGAAAGTTCCCAGATTTCTTTTTTCTTGTTGTAGAAACATTACCTCCTTATAACATATCTGTTTATAAGGCAGACAAAGATTTTATCGCATTAGGTAAACAGCAGTTTAATGATCTGTTACAACAAATAAAATTTTGCGAGGAAAACAATTTATGGCATCAAGGTTATGAGTTTCATTCTGCAACTGGCTATCATCAACTGGATTTACCGGGATGGGCCAAAAACAAATTAAATAAATGA